One genomic region from Chondrinema litorale encodes:
- a CDS encoding M48 family metalloprotease: protein MLKKLFFPLLLIFLLSCDKDGDLNFFSVEQDKEFGEQVKTEIESSGEYNLMSRSAYPEAYSHLDRITNTILNSGEVQHLDNFNWEVFLIDEDVLNAFATPGGKLYVYTGLIKYLETEDQLAGVMGHEIAHSDKRHSTDALTRQYGFQLLLEIILGENQQLLKDIAGSLASLQYSRKNESEADETSVEYLGNTIYNCAGAAGFFEKMIEEGSTGGTPEFLSTHPNPDNRVEAIYEKADEENCSTETSNNSSQYQDFQNSLP, encoded by the coding sequence ATGTTAAAAAAACTATTTTTTCCCTTACTTCTAATATTCCTCCTCTCGTGTGATAAAGACGGTGACTTAAATTTCTTTAGTGTAGAGCAGGATAAAGAATTCGGGGAACAGGTAAAAACTGAAATCGAAAGCAGTGGAGAATATAATTTGATGTCGAGATCAGCCTATCCTGAAGCATATAGCCATTTAGATCGTATAACCAATACCATATTAAACAGTGGAGAAGTACAACACCTAGACAACTTTAACTGGGAAGTTTTTTTAATTGATGAAGACGTATTAAATGCCTTTGCTACTCCTGGCGGCAAATTATATGTATACACTGGCTTAATTAAATACTTAGAAACAGAAGACCAGCTTGCTGGTGTTATGGGTCACGAAATTGCACATTCAGACAAAAGACACTCTACAGATGCACTTACTAGACAATACGGTTTTCAATTATTACTCGAAATTATTTTGGGCGAAAATCAACAACTATTAAAAGATATTGCTGGTAGTTTGGCCTCATTACAATACAGTAGAAAAAATGAAAGTGAGGCAGATGAAACTTCTGTGGAATACTTAGGAAATACTATTTATAACTGCGCAGGTGCTGCTGGTTTCTTCGAAAAAATGATTGAAGAGGGAAGTACAGGTGGTACACCAGAGTTTTTAAGTACTCACCCCAACCCAGATAACAGAGTAGAAGCAATCTATGAAAAAGCCGATGAGGAAAACTGTAGTACCGAAACTAGTAACAACAGTAGCCAATATCAAGATTTTCAAAATAGTTTACCTTAA